The Caloenas nicobarica isolate bCalNic1 chromosome 25, bCalNic1.hap1, whole genome shotgun sequence region AGGCAACCATGCAGTTGATTTCCAAGTCTTGTTGTTTAATTGCTGCCCAAACGTGCCCAGGAGCGGGGGTGCAGTCAGACGAGCTGTTGTCCCCTCTGGTTGGTGCTGTAGGAAACAGGGCTGTGTAACAAGGCTGTGCGCTTCTCAACAGCCGGCCTTCCCTACTCAGTGCTGCAGGTCTATCGCTTGTTTGCCTTTAATTGAACCATTTTTGAGCACGTTGCCAGGGCCGGAGCAGCCTTGCAGTACCTCTgcaagtggttttgtttgtttgtggtttgtgttggttttgtttgtttgtttgtttttacattcaCGTAGAGCTGGACAAAATTCAGCCCAGTCTACTCAAAGGGGCATTTCTCGTTAGTGGCATCTTTCTCTCTAACTGAATTCAAAGATGATCTGCCTGGTTCCCACTGATCTTGAGTTTGGAGCGAATGTTGGGGAAATCCTTAGGAgactctgtttttctgcatttctggaaaCTGGGTGGCTGAGCTTGACCTCCCTTCTTAAATGACAGCATTCAGTTAAAGCCATGTTCTAAGCACCAGAGCTAAAACTCCAAATGCTCTAGTGACCGAGTCCAACTCTCAGCACAGATGTCGGGATTCTCAGTCCCCTGTGACTCCCAAGACGCAAACTCagtcttttcctttgcagtctGTTCAGTAACAGTGATTGCCTAGAAACATACATCTAACTTTGAGCCGGGAACCTGCAAACAGCTCTGATGAAGTGCTGTTTGGTTAAATGAATATTCAGATCTCCTGCAGTTGGGTTTCCCCAGTTTAAGGCACAAGTACATGCacatgtggccagcaggagggagcagagctgcacagagtgAACGATGCAGCTTTACTGACTACATTTCACATAATCCTGCAGGattgaaaaagaaatcccatCAGCATCACAGGTGTATATTTGTTGCTGTGAGAAGTTTCATTGGTTTGTTAAGTAGGtgccctttccttttctttcactcatGTACTTTGGCATTAAACCACACATACTACTGCTAAAAGGtttctttccagtctctgctggaAAGGGAGTTAACTAGAGAAATGCCAATGCCAAGGCAGAGCAGGACATGACGAGAGCTGAAAGGTTCTGTTAGGATAGTGTCTAATGACTATCAACAAAGTGAAAATCCCTCCTCAGCTTTGATTCTTGCCTCTTTCTGTCATATTTAGCCTCAGCCTGAGCAAAAGGAGAGCTGATAGTGTGTAAAGGGATTCAATGAACTTGggaaacagcaaaaggaaggagatGAGCAGCAATAAACTCctgtctgtctcctctgcagggactggtgtgTGCTAATGCAGGGAATGCAGCTGCCTTGGCCTGAGATGGGCCGAAGTGaactctgtctcctctccaACTGCTGCACAATAAACCTCTGGGGATGGGTGAGAGGGGAACAGAAACTGTGGGACGTTGCATGGCTGGTGTTCTGAGAGAGAGATTTGTATTCACAGGGTAACCCAGGGCATCCTGCCATTTTTGTTAGAGCAGAGGAAATAATCTTGATGTTAAGGTTTTGGGCTACAGGGACCTTGCCTTACTAAAGCTTTAGCTTTTAATGACcctactattttttaaaaattgtcctTTAATTCCCTCTAAACCGCTCTGCTTTCAGATCCTTGGCATTGGATTCTTACTCTCTGAATTATTGATTCTAGTCTAGGACCGTGGCTGATTTGCGATGGCCACACTCTGACGCTCTCCCACCTCTATGGTTGTTGCCCTGTGTCAAGATCAGGCTTTTGAAAGAGCTTTTGAAGGGCTCAAAAGGGGTAGATAACAATCCAGCTATGTTTCTGGATGTGCTCCTAGATGATGAAGGGTACAGTAATGAGAAAGTAGCCAGATTTAATCCATGCTAAGGTGCTTTATTGAAAGTTGTGGTCAACAATTGACCTGTTTCAGCATTAGAATCATCAGGAAGGGAACTCTTGGCAGAGGAGATGTCAGGAAAGAACAGCATCGGAGTTGGCTTTGTGCAGCAGCGATCGGGCATCCGTACGTGGTTCCAGAAAGGTGAGATTTTCAGACCTTGATGTTGGGATGGCAGTAGTTCAGCTGCACAAGATTCAGGACATTAAGCGTAGTGCAGGCTCCCTCGTTGTAGACGGCTGGGAGTTctttacaaacaagaaaaacaaaaacaaatactgtGAGATAAGGTGTTAAGTGATCTGTGCGCTCTTTGGCAGCCCTTAATACCTGGCATATTGCACTCGTGTTTTAATCAAAATGAGCCTTCTCAAGTACCAAAGCAATGACGAAAGCAAAGTGAGCAGCAAGGGGGTGGAAATGCTGCTGCGTCCAAGTGCAACAGCCTGCACCTGATCTGTAGAGCTTTTTTTTCACGACAGGGTTTGCAGACCATCAGCTTGCAGTAAGGCTCTGAGTACTTTGCTTCTGCTTCAAGGTTAACTCCTCTGAGTAAAACTTAGTTCCTTTACATGTActtttaaataatactttttttcccccccacattAGCATAAATTCTCTTGCAAGTGATCAAAGTATGATTATAGCATCCACAGAAAGACCGGTGATTTATAGTGGTTAGTTGCAGAGATAATTCATTTGCTTGTACTCACCGGCAACTGGAGTAGCCACTATGGATGTGACCTCTCTGCACATGTTGAAGATGGCAGGTCCGTAAATCCTGAGGTCAGGGACAAGTGTCTGGCCGAGGACGAATGTGATCTGCTGTGTGGGTTGTATTTGACCCTTCAGACCCTGAACATCAAAGAAGAGAATTCAGCAAGATCAGTGTCTTGGTCCACTTATTGTTGTGCATGTTCCTGTGTCTGGAACAATGTCTCGGTGTTTTGATGTTCTCCTCAGGAGTGTATTTTACCCCAGGGTTCCTGAAATCCCATTGCAATGTGCTGCCCTCTTGCTGGTGAGCAAGGAGTTGAGATGAGCTTCCCGGACACAGAGATGCACCTCAGGACAAACCAGCCTGGAACGGCGGTGCGAGGGGAATGGTTTTGCTCAGCCTGTACTGATGGAACTCTCCCCACTTCCTTCCCCAGCAGGCCTTCTCGCCCTTCAAAGCCCGGAGTTTTATAAGGACTCGGCTCCCACACTTCAGGAGAAGCCAGTGTCTACAAAAGCTTAGTATGCTGAACGCTGTGATAATTTTTACAAGGTCTGTGCTAATTCTGTGGGCTGAACTCATGCTACTGTGGTGCTGAGTTCTTTTCAAAAAGGTTTCAAAGCTTGAAACCTGAGTTGGGACCCCTCATTACTGGGTTAGTTGTTCTTCCTCAGCTGGAGCAAAGGGAGATTATGAAGAGCACCATGCCAAAAATCTAAACTCTCTAGCCATAAAACAGTGTTAAAAAGCAGTCAATgcaaataatcttttaaaacatgataaaaataatgtaagtGATCTACAACATTGCGAAAACATGAGAAGCCCCCACTGCAAGCATCTGAAACAGGGTTTTCTAACTTTTCAGAGGTCCCGAATTCTGTTAATGTAAATGTTGTGTTCTAAATGGTTGGTTTAAAAGCTGTTGAGAATTGCAAAGTCTCTGACACCAGTTTACTTTGACTTATTGCTGTACAACTTTCCAAGTAACAACTCCTTTTTGGTCTTACCTGGAAGCCCTGAACCACTGAGGGGAATATCTCAAATCTGGGCAGCAGGTTTCTGTTCATTGTGGAAATGAAGCAAGTTCCCTCTGGCATCACTTCAGTTGCAATAAAGccctggaaaataaagttattgaCAACTAGGAATTCAGCTTTTCGATATTTAAGGTTGGAATTAAAATTGTATGCAAAAAAGTAGCAAATGCAGATAGTTTTTACCCTCAAACTTGGACTCAAAATGTTAAGACTAAAGAAACAAGTCCTGTATTTTAGTCGGCTTTAGCAGAACTAGTCTCCCTGTATATTTTCTGAACAAGCTTGCTCCTTGCCGCTCACCGTGTTGAAGTTCCAAATGGTTTTCCATGTCCCAAATTCGCTCCTTTGCTCGATAATGACCACACGCTGCTCCCTGTTGATGTTCAGGAGTTGGACACCGCCATTAACCCTGATTTCCCTGGTGACATCCTGGTTCTGAAActagaacacaaaattaaacaacacTTTAGACTTGCAAACTGGTCAGTTCTCTCCCCAGAGCTTTAGAAAATCGCAGTTGTAATAGAAGAAATGTGGGTTCACAGGGAGCCCCTCTGGTGAGCAGAGTATTGTCAAAATGACAAAGAATTAAGGCTGTGACATTCTGGAGTAGCCATAAGAATTCTTTTAATAGATTCaatgaataatttttgtttcttacaaGGGTCATCTGGAGGTTTTAGAGGTCTATGCATGAAAGCAgtttcagatttctctgtgcCCAAGGCATGGGACAGAAGCAAGgaaagctccagcagcagggcccagagaaacagcagcaacgTGTGTGTGAGCTGGTCCCTGTACTCACGTATTGAGCGAGGGCTGGAGTCAGCAAGAGTCCGAGCAGGACGGTGGTCAcaatctgaaaggaaaagcaaaaccaagagtgtaactgcagctctggctgacACAGCTCGTCAGGAGAATCTGAgggccttttttcttttccctcgCTCCAGCTGTGCAAAAGTGTGGACAAAAATGGACATGGATTAGGCTTCCTGTAGATCGAATAATGTGTAGTTAAACCTTTAACAAAAGCCTTACCTCCTCGTCTGATTAGCTTAATGGGGTGTGAGTTGCTCTCCCTAGAAGAGAAAACTCTCCCCAGAGAATTCTTTTTTGGTAGAGACACTGTGCTAAAGACacttcagagagagaaaggcaATGGTTTTGAATCAAAGTTGTAGtttataaggaagaaaagccGCATACTCACAGTGAGTTTCATCTTGACTGCAGAGCTGATGCTGGTGCAGGTCGAAGGAGCAACGGGAACCACCCACCTTATATATGTTTTCAGCATCAGGTGTGGAGCAGTTAagtgttgaaataattttattttgtcatttgtatCTCTGTCTGCATGTCACTGAAAATTGTTTCCTGCTGTAAGTACTTCATCGATATGGGGATTGTACTTCTGCAGATTTTTGGCCAGAGCCGGGTCATTATCAGATAAGAATCCAtttgcagtggattttttttaaatagtaactTTCCGGCCTTTActaattacttttgaaaattcaCATCAAACTTTAGACCAGAGATAGACTGGCGTTTAAAAAAATGAGGCCTTACAGTagacaaaataaataagagTCTTTGTGCCTTCCAAAATGTGCTGTAAGGTACCATGTAACCATAGAGTCCATTAAAATACATGGCCCGAACACAATATTGCCACTGGAAATTGTTTTACAATAAATAAGGAACTCAAGCCTGTTGGTATCtggcaagaataattttttcacCTTGCCTCAGCTTATTTTCTGTGACGTAAATTCTTCTTGAAAGCCGTGCTTGTTCAGTTAGGGAGGTTCATGAATACTTGGGCCTTTGTGTCACcttgctcagttttcttttgtgtgcaaACTGACGCTGTGGCAGAGGATCACTGTAAAGAAGTTAACAAGAAGTTAAATAACTGAGCTACACATATTTCTCTAAATCTGGATTTCATATTATCTTGTATAGGGTTGTGCAGTAGATACAGCACCACTTGCTTTGAGTAGCGATGAATAGTTGCTTAAGGCAGCATGTGAAATCTCACTGGGAAATTgttgtcatggtttgattgcagggtgacaataaaaccgtggcagatgtattgttaaccctctccaccccttcccccttcagcccctccctctccccccttcccactaaggcaattgggagggaaagaaggacagagagaagcgagttggaaaaattaaaaatgttttaccaATGCTACccataaaaatagagaaaataatacaaaatatacaaaaccaatcttgaaagtcccgacagctgctccagcaggtgTAGCGCCGGCATCCGAAGTCCTGgcctggactctgcagccaaccggagctggattcagtctgtcactaggcctcagttcgcagggacgactcgcaaggtcctctcccaatgttggccataaggaaaaggcacgagatcctcgtgatctcccacttttatatgaagtatcacgtgaatgggatggaatatttatttggtcaattttcagttcacctcctgcttgcacatctcgcgagatgcatcattgTCAttgaccttgcattccattgttatgtctaccaaaacacgtatctagctttcaggaaaactgcagttatttagaaggctttaacTGACAGGGAACTTCACtaaaacttgtttttttaacaaaaccaggacaattgTACAGGAGGAAGTTTAAATGCCAAAATTGGGATTTTGCAAGAACACTAGTTTAGCAACCTGTCTTGGGAattgcttctgtgttttcaaaggATTTGTAAAAACACAGGACAGACCAGTGTAGGGTGATGATAAATTTTACTGAGACACAAGAgcctccctgcagagcagaggaggagacacATGAATGATTGAGGAAGTGATCAAGATAAGATTATCAAGAAGAAAAGTCGTGTTCATGGGTGCAGAGTTCCATGAATGTTCTTCCTCAAAACTTCATCAGGAATAAATACTTGCAGTAGTAGATGGACAATTTATTAATCTTAACTTTTaagcaggaaatattttgctttgggaGGTTTGatcctgaaagaaaaggaaaaactgattAGACTTGGACTGAGACAATAAGAGAACAATGTTGCTGGAATTTCTCTACTTAGTCTTGGAAACGCACCAGGAAATGTCACTTAAAACTGGAACCGCATCTTCCTAAGCTTCTGGTACAGTAACTGTTAGTGCAATCTTCTTAGACAAATCTAAGCTGCAAATTGGGGCTTGAATGTGAAAATGGTGCTGGGACAGGACCTGTGGTAGCTGGTACTATATATGCAGCTGCCTAAAAAATTCAAACTGGTGTCAGCAGCTGAATCCCAAACCGTtcctggaaaagctgctttccaggttGTGTgcagcagagggacagagctgctgcttttccttatgCACACGTTTGCTGATTTCTGGAAAGTCATAGGGAAACCTCAGGATTTCAGTAATTAACTTGTTTGTCTTCACTTAAATAGTGTTCATTCTTGTTCGTAATATTGTTACTCTTTATTTTGTCACACAAAGCACTGTCACTGGGATACTCATCTGCAGCTGGGTAAGCCAGGTAAGAGGGAATTCCTCTGCACAGAGCTTGGATGCGTTTTCCAAATCGGCGCAAGCTTTGGAGTCTGTTTCTGGAGATAATGAAGCGATTCTCCCTGGGTAGATGTCGGTGAGAACCGGGTCCCTAAGcatcaaagaaacaaacccaggaAACTGCATTTAGAAGAAACAGACCTGCTGTTCAGAACCTGTACATGCATCTTTGG contains the following coding sequences:
- the LOC135998459 gene encoding gastrokine-1-like, translated to MLKTYIRWVVPVAPSTCTSISSAVKMKLTIVTTVLLGLLLTPALAQYFQNQDVTREIRVNGGVQLLNINREQRVVIIEQRSEFGTWKTIWNFNTGFIATEVMPEGTCFISTMNRNLLPRFEIFPSVVQGFQGLKGQIQPTQQITFVLGQTLVPDLRIYGPAIFNMCREVTSIVATPVAELPAVYNEGACTTLNVLNLVQLNYCHPNIKV